One Spinacia oleracea cultivar Varoflay chromosome 4, BTI_SOV_V1, whole genome shotgun sequence DNA segment encodes these proteins:
- the LOC110787996 gene encoding transcription factor GTE7, whose amino-acid sequence MASAMLVSRNESSKFLSPNHHQPPRTSANFMGKIPFLNPNPNPNFTPNNNHFSRKQLNHQNGDELPNPVTDDAASFNHHQKSNDGGGMSRYVHYDITRYSKMEIRSLKSRLISELDKVRSLTNQIETGELRNVSINNNGNHLPKKRPFPVQQPVKEVKRGKQQPQSHQQQPAYVASSQVMKMCAQVLSKVMKQKAGYVFNEPVDVVGMGLHDYNSIVKRPMDLGTIRKNMGTKLYRTPDEFAADVRLTFNNALMYNPKGHEVHSLAEKFLEKFEQCFRPVYHKFQLEKQQYLKQQKVETRPKEDMIVVVDEVQGTSWSKNPSPEPPRIRSPQKKPEPRPEPRLEPPPRPEPRQEPPPRPEPRQEPPLRSEPPPRLEPRLEPPLRPTPQPRFEPRLEPPSKPETPPRHVPAPEPVEERAHVPLQEVVRAGLVVAERRSKLPKPKAKDPNKREMNMEEKHKLGAGLQSLPEEKMSQVIQIIRKRNGDLTQDGDEIELDIEAVDTETLWELDRFVTNYKKMVSKQRRQALMDMPNGNVGHHDYSDQVGVSERVTETAKAVKRSGGGDVGDEDVDIGGDEVPVHNFPPVEIDKDDDRNHDGDTSSSSSSSSGSDSSSSSDSDSGSSSGSDSDVDDAQSRDNESKNIPH is encoded by the exons ATGGCGTCGGCGATGTTAGTTAGCCGAAATGAGTCGAGTAAATTTCTCTCACCAAATCATCATCAACCACCAAGAACATCAGCTAATTTCATGGGGAAAATCCCTTTTcttaaccctaaccctaaccctaacttTACCCCTAACAACAACCACTTTTCTAGGAAGCAATTAAACCACCAAAATGGGGACGAATTACCGAATCCTGTCACCGACGATGCGGCGTCGTTTAATCATCATCAGAAGTCAAATGATGGCGGAGGGATGTCGCGTTACGTCCATTACGACATTACGAGGTATTCAAAGATGGAGATTCGTTCGTTGAAGAGTCGATTGATATCGGAGCTTGACAAAGTTCGTTCTCTCACAAATCAAATTGAGACTGGCGAGCTGCGGAATGTTTCGATTAACAACAATGGCAACCACCTCCCAAAGAAGCGACCCTTTCCGGTTCAACAGCCGGTGAAAGAGGTGAAACGCGGGAAGCAACAGCCGCAATCGCATCAGCAGCAACCAGCGTATGTGGCTAGTTCTCAAGTGATGAAAATGTGCGCGCAGGTTCTTTCGAAGGTGATGAAGCAGAAGGCTGGGTATGTTTTTAATGAGCCAGTCGATGTTGTTGGAATGGGGCTACATGATTATAATTCGATTGTGAAGCGGCCAATGGATCTTGGAACTATCAGGAAAAATATGGGGACTAAACTTTATCGAacgcctgatgaatttgctgcagATGTTCGTTTGACTTTCAACAATGCACTTATGTATAACCCTAAGGGGCATGAAGTTCATTCGTTGGCTGAGAAATTTCTTGAGAAATTTGAGCAGTGTTTCCGACCAGTTTATCACAAGTTTCAGCTGGAAAAGCAGCAGTACTTGAAGCAGCAGAAGGTGGAAACTCGGCCAAAGGAGGATATGATTGTGGTGGTTGATGAAGTCCAGGGGACTTCTTGGAGTAAAAACCCATCCCCTGAGCCTCCTAGGATCAGGAGTCCTCAGAAAAAGCCCGAGCCTCGGCCAGAACCAAGGTTGGAACCCCCACCAAGGCCAGAACCGAGGCAAGAACCCCCACCAAGGCCAGAACCGAGGCAAGAACCCCCACTAAGGTCAGAACCTCCACCCAGGCTTGAACCGAGGTTGGAGCCTCCCTTAAGGCCCACACCTCAACCCAGGTTTGAACCAAGGTTGGAGCCCCCGTCAAAGCCCGAAACCCCACCAAGGCATGTACCCGCACCTGAACCAGTGGAAGAACGGGCACATGTGCCATTGCAAGAGGTAGTTAGAGCGGGGTTGGTGGTAGCAGAGAGACGGTCGAAGTTGCCGAAGCCAAAAGCTAAGGATCCCAATAAGAGGGAGATGAATATGGAAGAGAAGCATAAGTTGGGAGCTGGGTTGCAGAGTTTACCGGAGGAGAAGATGTCACAGGTGATTCAGATAATCAGGAAGAGGAATGGGGATTTGACACAAGACGGGGATGAAATTGAGCTTGATATTGAGGCTGTTGATACGGAGACTCTGTGGGAACTTGATAGGTTTGTGACTAATTATAAGAAGATGGTCAGTAAGCAGAGGAGGCAAGCTTTGATGGATATGCCAAACGGCAATGTAGGTCATCATGATTATTCTGATCAG GTTGGTGTGAGTGAGAGGGTGACGGAAACGGCAAAGGCAGTGAagagaagtggaggaggagatGTTGGGGATGAGGATGTGGATATTGGGGGGGATGAAGTGCCGGTCCACAATTTCCCTCCTGTTGAGATTGACAAAGATGATGATAGAAATCATGATGGTGACACTAGTAGTAGTAGTTCAAGCAGTTCAGGCAGTGATTCCTCTTCTTCAAGTG ATTCTGATTCAGGGAGTTCATCGGGTAGTGATTCGGATGTTGATGATGCCCAATCACGCGACAACGAGTCTAAGAACATTCCCCATTGA